Genomic segment of Salvia hispanica cultivar TCC Black 2014 chromosome 2, UniMelb_Shisp_WGS_1.0, whole genome shotgun sequence:
ttcaacatatgcatatgtatatatttcattaaataaatcatGGTTAAGATTATTACCAATACTAATCCAAGAGGAAGGAGTTCCGTAATGGGTTTGTAGTCAGCTGTGATTGGATCCATTTCCATGTCTAGATTAGCAAGAACACTTGCTAGAGCCAACACACTTAAATTGGCTCCAAGAAGTAGAACCTCTCTGTATCCTAGTTCCGTTCCTTCCTTAAATCCAAATATGAAGGAGTAATTCACTCGATACCGCCTCCAGAAGTATATGTTTGCAGCGTACATTATTATGTGGAGAACGATGAACCCGAACAAACTGTCACACAAATTCATTCATCTTagtgaaaatttgatataaattaaaagaaaatggagagaTGGGGAGTATAGCGAAGAGGTTTGGTTTCTCTTACCTATAGAGGGGAAACATGGTTTCCATGTAGAGTACTCTGCCTTCTTTGTCGAGTATATTACGTGCACGAACAATCAGAGCTAGTGCTATGATAAGAGCAATGGTGCAGCCAAACAGAAATCCTGCAGGTTTTCTTGCATGTTAGGAACAAACATTCCATGGAAAATGGACCTTCCTGACAGAAAATGCCCAACTTCTTACCCATGGTGAATGTGGTTCCATGTgattcccttttttttttaggccTCAAGATGTTCATTCCTTTGCTACGGTTCGAGTTTGAGAAATGCTTGATGAAGATGGCTTCTACCCTTTCCATCAGCTTGCTTACCTATACCACCAACATAATCACCTTATTTTCCAATTGCACTTTTTTACATAACCAAGGAATTTGTGAATGATTTTCACCTCATCAGAGCTTCCCAGATAGGAATTATCAACCATTCTCATGTAATATTTTGATGCATGTCTTGAAGCAACCTTATCATATTTCTTCATAATCTTTGAGAAGGCCATAATGTTCAGAAAACTGTTGCAATCACACAAACAtgtaaattacaaaatcacaaaataatactaataatatcaACTGCCTTAAAAAAATGGCTAGAAGTTATACATACCTGTAGCTTTTTAGAAGCCTTAGCTTCTGataaaatccaacaaaagccCTCTTAAGCTGATCTTCTGCTTTCCTCAAATTATCCTCAGTGAACTTCAAATCAGCCTGGTTAGGAAGATTGAGGAATCCTTTGATTGTCGAACGAGGTGTTTCTTGACTCGTGTTGAACTTCACACGATCAAGAATCTCCAAAGGCGCCGGCCTCTTCTTCGCCTTGATCTCATTCTTCTGCTTCACTTCTTGAACTCTTTCACTCACCACCTCAATACCATTCCCATCTTTCACATCCTCATGTGATTCATCACACTGCCCTTCACTATGCGCTACCGAACCTTCTTCGTCTATTACAGCCATCGGAGCCCTTCCTGCACCATCAAAACTCCCTAACATGAAACACAGcacaaacaaaagaaaacaagattTAGAAGAAGTAAAACTCACTGCTTGCTTTGACAGCAGAAGGTGTGTTGGCAAACAATGCAGCTGAAGAAGCAGCAGCATCTGAGGCAAGCTGAGTAGTCTCCTCCACACTATTAATCCATCCTTGTGGATGCTCCACCTTCACACGAAACGCAATCAACGCCACCATCTGCTTGTTCAACACAGCAGCCTCCTTCAACACCTCATCAACTTTCAACCTATAAAACCTCAGCACCTTATTGAACTCATCATCCAGCCTTCTGAAATACACCATCTCATACTCCCCTCCTTCGTCCGCAGCCCCCAAGAACATCGTCTCCGAACGATCCTCCCCTTCCCGCCTCACATTCTGCACCAGAATGGCTTGGTTTTCAACATCACCTGCAGCTTGATGAGCTCCCGGGGAGCTCACCCTCTGTGTTAGCCCACTGAAGGCTCTGTAGAGAGTGCGGCTTCGCACCGGACCAGCCGGCCTGGCCAGTCTGGTTCTTTGCTTGTAAATTTCGATTTCTTTTACTAGAGTTTTCAAGAACTCATAATCTGTGTATGCTTCTTGCCACTCTGGCACCATTTGTGAAGCAAATTCTTTGccaaacttcatttttttttctttttttttttggtgatagATTTACTCACTAGCTATTGGATGAGAATGCAAATGTGGAATGCAGTGTATATGTTAGATAAATAGTTTTTTCAAAATCAGGTGATGTTTGTGAACATTCAACGTTGCAAGGTATTATATATAGTccatgattaaatttatatacgCAGACAAAAATTAACAGAATGATCACAGTGCAGAAATAGTTTGACCCTTGCAccaattattaataatatttatcataTCCATTGTCTAAGCACAACACATTTGATATATACTTTAACTTTGTCGGAATATTGAAAGTGACAAAATTGTTAAGCATTTGTCGCTTTTCAGATCCACTTGTTTAAAGAATTTTCAACACCAAACCAGTATTTTGACAGTGGTCAATATTGCTGgttttttgttggatttgtAAAGCctattatttcatatatatgcatataaatttgtgatttaagTTCACTAACCACGGTTTTGAAAAAAGCAAGATTTCAACGTTTCATCTTTTGCCTAATTCAACTATTAGTTGGCATTAGTGTCAAACCCAAACTCGTCAAACTGTTTTTAATCATTCAAATGCATGCATTGATTTTACGTATATATTCTAcgtataactaattaaattaattaaaaacttgAAAAGGGAGATGACAAGATGTTCGAAATTAGTCcacaaatgaaataattttcaaatcattGAAACAATCTGCTATAAGGTAAAACGACGTACGAATGAATTAGTAGTGGCTAATTGATGTATAAATCATGAATTATATGCAATAAGTGTATGAATTTCAATCCATGCACATGTAAAATTGACCAAGTTGCTTATCTTGTGCACGGCGTGTGGGCGGAGATCCCTTCGGATTTCTTCAGGGATATCCAAAGGGCGAACGAGGTCTAGGGTTCTTCCCCGTCCTACCCCGTGAAAGAAAGTAAAAACTTGTCAAATCTTTTTAGACTTAATATATAACAAGTCTAATTATAGAATAACTAACCATACAACCATTAGCAACAGAAAGTATATAACCGAAAATTcttgtattaaaattacatagagTACGCCcataaaatagagaattaaTGAAGAAAAGCTAAATGCAATCGTGAGTCATATCTCATTTCCTAGCTTTTGGCTTTTGCATCCCCACgatacaaataatttaattcaacgTGTAGCTTTTGTAACATTAAAACATGTGATACAGAGAACAATAGTGTAATATAATGTTGTTGgtttcacatattttaaacTAGGCAAAAAAAGTTGGTAAAATTGCGGTGAAATGAAACGCGACGTGACTTGAAGAAAGTTCCATGTAACGCGtgatttaagaataaaaagtaGGGGAAGGGCCTCAAAAGCATttcctgtttttttttttttggaacacacgcaaaattattaatttatcattcaattcaaatcaatagTAATAAGGTATACTACTTTATAATGTTAAATAATTGGAATAAGTTGGTACGTGGCAAACGTCAATTTATACGTAAACTTAATGTGCAAGGATTAAAGTAGAGAAGCTTCTCGGCAACGACATGTATAGTGTTCGTaaactttttactatttaatttcttttgttttataagGTGTATTATTAGTTGCTTAAATTAGACCTACAAATGCAATTGAGAATCTAAGAAAGTCGTTCAAAGatttcatttcttactttttctttttttcttttatttatgctattttatttttattttttttgttctttagCATAATCGAAGGGTTAGTCTAATTTTTGACTTGAATATATTCGAGCacttcaaaaaattttttttaaaaaaaggtatTATTAGCTCACCAAGAGGGGTATGTTTATATTGATGGACATCCGCAATTCATGATTTTACGATGTAAAACTATTGTTTACaaatgtaattttgatatatttaattctGATTCAGTAAAATTAGTGCACCTAAAGTgaattaataatcaatttttattaattcatcttattaaaataatcttatgcAGTCAGTCACTGAATAACTCTATTGCCAATAAATTCTTACGTATAAAACTACCaatctatatataattgtatcGATTACAATTGGTTGCTCTCCAATGGGCAACAATCAGAACATTATGCCAAAATCTCGAACCGCcactaaaaatgtaaaatatagtTCCGGCCAAAATGACATTGTTATCTAATCTATAAAATCCATCCAGCACTTTTTCAAATCAGTTTTTATGGGAGTCTatgattttcgattttttttcccaataaATGTAGTTTGCGTCTCGAGTCTTGAATAATGTACTCTTAACTGGTTTTGATAGAGATAAATCAATCAACATTCATCCATAAAAGTAGAAGGCATGGAATCCTagaaatctaatttttatatatgttaaatagaaacaaaacaaaattataaatggaaaaaataatactaagatAATTCGCAAtagaaagtttttttttaatcggGTCTgagaaataaaagatttaagcGTAAATCACTCGATTATAATATAGCGAACTAGAAAACAGCacataattattaatcaatacattaaaaattgcGCATCGCAATGTAAAAATGGCCCATGCAGGTTTCGAACCTGCGACCTTCGCGTTATTAGCACGACGCTCTAACCAACTGAGCTAATAGGCCTTTTGTCAAAGCTTACCGGTCATATCATTATTACCAGTAAATATagataatagtaatattttaatggtATAGAATGATTAGTGgaattaattgcataaaaaattagatttgttttaaacttcaataataaaaaaattctatacataattcaaataaatagcttaaaggataaaaaaattctacaCATAAAAcaccataaattttaaaattaatagtacaaCAATTTTTAGGATAAGAGATaagagtataataataattgttttcCAGTAACCGAAGGGCATAAACATGAATACTAATTCACGtgtaatatttcataattagtTTATGGACTAAGTATGTAAATATATGCAGAGAGGGTTTGACAAATCGATGAGTGACGATGACatctaatcaaaatattctctctcctctAAATTTTGTTACACTTTAATTgaacacgaattttaatatgataaaaaaaaatggattgaaaaaattagttgagagtgagtcttacttttatatattagttttataattaaatgtgagttgaaacttgaaatgagtta
This window contains:
- the LOC125206419 gene encoding phosphate transporter PHO1 homolog 3-like; the encoded protein is MKFGKEFASQMVPEWQEAYTDYEFLKTLVKEIEIYKQRTRLARPAGPVRSRTLYRAFSGLTQRVSSPGAHQAAGDVENQAILVQNVRREGEDRSETMFLGAADEGGEYEMVYFRRLDDEFNKVLRFYRLKVDEVLKEAAVLNKQMVALIAFRVKVEHPQGWINSVEETTQLASDAAASSAALFANTPSAVKASRRAPMAVIDEEGSVAHSEGQCDESHEDVKDGNGIEVVSERVQEVKQKNEIKAKKRPAPLEILDRVKFNTSQETPRSTIKGFLNLPNQADLKFTEDNLRKAEDQLKRAFVGFYQKLRLLKSYSFLNIMAFSKIMKKYDKVASRHASKYYMRMVDNSYLGSSDEVSKLMERVEAIFIKHFSNSNRSKGMNILRPKKKRESHGTTFTMGFLFGCTIALIIALALIVRARNILDKEGRVLYMETMFPLYSLFGFIVLHIIMYAANIYFWRRYRVNYSFIFGFKEGTELGYREVLLLGANLSVLALASVLANLDMEMDPITADYKPITELLPLGLVLLVIVTLLCPLNILYRSSRYFLLVSVFHCLLAPLYKVSLPDFFLADQLTSQVQALRSLEFYICYYGWGDYKRRQNHCKSNDVFNTFSFIIAAVPYMWRLLQCLRRVYDERDIHQGYNGVKYLATIIAVCARTAYTLNKGPEWKIIAWITSIIATIISTYWDIVMDWGLFQSKSKNRWLRDKLLIPHKSVYFAAIILNVLLRLAWMQTVMNITVFSLHRQTMVALVASLEILRRGLWNFFRLENEHLNNVGKFRAFKSVPLPFNYDEDEDKDYICIVHH